GATCGTGCCCGTATCGACCCGGCCGAAGACGCGGCGCAACGCATAGGATCCGAGCGACAGGTCGACGAGCGCCTGCCGCGTCGCCTTGGGATCGTCGAGCGTCAGCGACAACAGACCACCCGCCCCGCCGACCGTTGGCGAGTCGATGTCCACCGACCCTTGCGCAAGCGCGATCTGCCGCACGTTCCCGGGGTCGGCGAACTGCGACGGATAGGCGTAATAATAGCCGATATCGTTCTGCGGCGCGCCCTCGAGCAGCACGCCGATCTCGTCCTGACCTAGGCCACGCAGCGTCAGGCTCGAACTCGTCGACAGACCGTATGGGTCACTGGAAGCGACGGTCGCGCCGGGCAGCAGGTTGACGAGCTGGAACGCGTTGAGCGTCGGCGCCTGCTTGACGATGAAATCGGACGAGATCGCGCTCACCGCCTTCGGTTCGGTCTGGTCGGGCAGCAGTCCTTCGGGATCGCGGTGACCGATCACGCGGATGTCGGTCCGGTCGTCTGCCTGTTGCGCCGATGCGGCGCCCGAAAACGCCAGGCACGCCGCCAGGGCGCCGCACCCGATAAGAACACCATTCCGCAAGATCACAACCGGCATCGTCTCGGGTCCACTCCACACGGAGGGACGACGGAGGTGCCGCCAACCCTCCCTACGCCGGTATCACCCGGATCAGGTTCAGCGGGTCGTGGGCTGCTGCCCACCTCTCAGCCGCACGACAGCGGCCCCCCGGGGATGGCGCCGTCTAGGCGGTTACGGCGCGTAAGCAAACGCTTATCGAATGGCCCCGCGATCGGGTCTGCCCCCCGCCTTACCTCGTCGCCGGTTCGTCGCTAGATACGGACGGATGACGACGATCCTCCTCGCGGGCGCGACCGGCATGGTCGGCGCAGCGACGCTCGCGCTGCTGCTCGCGGACGAGCGCGTCGACCATGTGGTGGCGCCGACGCGGCGGCCGATCCCGCCTCACGCAAAGCTGCGCAACCCGATCATGACCAGCGATGACCTGCAGCCCGACGCGGCGTGGTGGACGGTCGACGGCGCGATCTCCGCGCTGGGGACGACGCGCGCGAAGGCGGGGTCGGCGGCCGCCTTTCGCGCGATCGACCATGATTACGCGCTCGCGGTCGCGAGGCAGGTTCGCGCGCGCGGCGCGACCCGCTTCGCGCTGACCTCGTCGATGGGCGCGGATGCCCGGTCCCGCTTCCTCTATCCGCGCACCAAGGGCGAACTCGAACAGGCGGTCGAACGCCTCGGTTTCCGGTCGCTGACGCTGGTGCGCCCCGGCTTCCTCGGTGGCGACCGCGCCGAGCACCGCCCGCTGGAAAGCGTCCTGGGTTCGCTGCTGCGGATCGCCGGCCCCGTCCTGCCGCCCGCCGCGCGCATCAGCCCCGCGGCGACGGTTGCCGAACTCTTGGTCGAAGCGGCGTTGAACGGGGCGCCGGGCTGCCACGTCGTCACGGCCCGGATGATCGCGCTCGCCGCGGGTTGATACGACCGGCGCCGTCAGCGGGCCGCGTGCAGCGTGATGCGCGTCATTTCGGATGGCCGTCCCAGGCGAAGCGCGAAACCGGGCCACAGGCCGGTGCCGTTGCTGACATAGAGCGTCATCCCACCCACCGCATACCGCCCCGACACGTATCCCGCATTGCCGCGGGCGACGAGCCGGTCCAGCCCGACGATCATGCCGCCATGCGTGTGGCCGGACAGCTGCAGCGCCACCCCCCGCGCGGCCGCACGACCCGCCGCGCGGGGCTGGTGATCCATCAGGACGATCGGCACATCCGCCGGCGCGCCCGCCAGCGCCGCCGTCAGGTCCCGCCCGGCCTGTCCGTGCGCCGGCGCCGAGAGGTCGGTGACACCGGCCAGCACGATCCGCGCGTCACCCCGCGTCAGCAGGACATGGGTGTTGGGCAGCATGCGCATCCCGAGCGCCGCGAGATGGCGCATCCATGCGGCGTAATCGAAGAAATATTCGTGGTTGCCGGGAATGGCATACACCCCGTCCGGCGCGCGCAGGTCTTGCAGCGGCGCGACATCCCGGCGGCGCATCGCGACGGAGCCGTCGATGAAGTCGCCCGTGACAACGACCAAGTCGACGTCCGACGCATTGGCGCGATCGACCACCGCCCGCGCCCAGGGCGCCGGGAACAGCCGGCTGATGTGCAGGTCGGTCAGTTGCAGCAGCCGATAGCCCTCGAACGCCGGCGGCAGTCCCTGGATCTCGACCGCGATGTCCTTGACCGGTGGCACGCGCATCGCATTGGCGACCCCGATCGCGGAGAGCAGCGCGGCGACGCCTGCGATCGCATAGCGGACGCTGTCGGGCACACCGACAGACCCCCGCCGCGCCAGCATCGCCGCGAGCGTGCCCAGATCGACCAGGATCTGCAGCACGAACAGGATGACGATCGCACCGAAGGCCCAGTTGAACGCGATCACGATCGCGCGCGGGAATTCGGGGGCGAACACCGAACCCGACGAGAGCCGGCTCCAGAAATGATATTGCGACACCGCGAGCAACAGCAGCGCGATCGCCCCCTTGCTCCATAGCGGCAACGACAGCGGCCATAGCCAGCGCGCGATCAGGAGCAGGCTCGGCACCGCAAAAACGAGATGGAAGATGATCATTCTCCGTCTGCCCGGGGATACCGCGGCACGCTCGCGGTCCCCGATCGTGTCGGGCCCCTACCACGCAGCTGATCCCGGCGGATATCCCCGTCGCGATCCCCCTCTTGAAATCCGACCCTCTTTAAATCCGATTGGCCGCCGCACCGCTTTGCGCTACGGCCCGGCCTCGGATCGCGGTGAGCCCCGTGGTCCGGATGATTGCGCCGGTGCCTCGAAAGAGGCTTAATTGCGGAATGCGGTGCGGACGGCTTGCCTGTCCAACGCCGCGGCTGTCCCTGCAACTGTAAGCGGATAGCGAGATATGCATGTTCGACGGTCGCGTCGGACAGCCACTGGGCCCCACGGCCTGGGAAGGCGCGTATCGAGCATCGACCCGCGAGCCAGGAGACCTGCCGGCGCTGTCGCTCATGCTGTGGTCCAGGGGATGGCCAGGGCACGGACATCGTTCCGTTCGAGCGACGAACGTGCGGCAGGGGCCGCAGGCGGGGCGAGACAGTCGGGCGAACGCGTCCGTTCGACTGGCCGGTCCCCGACGTTCGCGCATGCGAGAACGGCCCCAGTCGCGTCGTCGGACGACGCGGGGGGACTTGTTCGTGAAGACTGTTTTGACATCGCTGCTGGCGCTTGCCGCCGCTTCTGCCGCCGCCACCCCTGCTTTCGCGCAGAGCGACCCGACCCTGCCGACGCTCGATAGCGAGGGCAACGCGATCGTCGTCACCGCGTCGCGCTCGGGCGGCGCGACGCAGGTCCGCGACCTGCCTGCCTCGGTAACGCTGATCGACACCGACGCGCTGCAGCAACGCCAGACGCGGGTCCTGTCCGACGTGCTGCGCGACGTTCCCGGCGTCGCGGTCAACCGCGCGGGCGCGATCGGCGGCATGACTCAGGTCCGCATCCGCGGCAGCGAGAGCAACCACGTCCTCGTCCTGATCGACGGCATCGAGGCATCCGACCCGTATAATGGCGAGTTCGACTTCGGCACGCTGATCGCCGACGAAGCCGCCAGGGTCGAGGTGCTGCGCGGCCAGCAATCCGCGCTCTACGGATCGGACGCGATCGGCGGCGTCATCCAGTACATCACGCTGACCGGCCGCGAGGCGCCGGGCCTTTCGCTCCGCGCCGAGGGCGGGTCGTTCGGCACCGCGTCGGGCGCCGCGCGCATCGCCGGCGCCAGCGACACGGTCGACTATGCGCTGTCGAGCTCGCTCTACCGCACCGACGGCACGCCCACCGCACGCGGCGGCACCCGCGACATCGGCTCGACCAGCATCGGCGCCAGCGCCAAGGCGAGCTGGACCCCCTCGCCCATCTTCAAGCTGACCGGTGTCGGCCGCTACAGCTACACCGATGCGCAGACCAACAATTCGGCGCTCGACGGCCCGCTGTTCGGCTACATCGTCGACAGCCCCGGCGTGCATTTCCGCAACGACGCCTTTTACGGCCTCGCCCGTGCCGAGCTCACGCTCGCCGACGGCCGCTGGACCACCGCGCTGACCGGCCAGTTCGCCGACACCACGCGCAAGAGCTACACCGCGGCCGGGCTCGACTTCGGCGACAAGGGACAGCGCTACAAGGGTTCGTTCGAGAGCAGCTACCGGCTCGACACGGGCAAGCTCGTCAGCCGCATCACCGGCGCGGCCGATTTCGAACGCGAACAGTTCCGCAACACCACGCCGTCCGAGTTCGCCTTCCAGGGCCGCCGCTCGACCGAGAACTGGGGGTTCGTCGGCCAGTATGAAGGCACGATCGACGCGCTGACCGTGGGCGCATCGCTGCGCCGCGACGACAATAACCGCTTCGCCGACACCACCACCTACCGCCTTCAGGCCGGCTACCGCCTGCCCTTCGGCCTGCGCGCACGCGGCGCGTACGGCACGGGCGTCAAGAACCCGGGCTATTTCGAGCTCTTCGGCTATTCCGACGGCCGCTACATCGGCAACCCGAACCTCAAACCCGAAAAGTCCAAGGGCTGGGAGGCCGGCGTCGACCAGGAGATCGGCACCCGCGCGACGATCGGCGCGACCTATTTCGACAGCAAGCTCGAGAACGAGATCTACACCACCTACCCCGCGCCCGACTTCGTCGCGACGCCCGACAATCGCGATACGCTCTCGCGCCAGCACGGCGTCGAGGTGTTCGCCTCCGCGCGGCCGATCGACCAGCTCCGCTTCGACCTCGCCTATACCTGGCTGCACGCACGCGAGGACGGCGCGATCGAGGTGCGCCGCCCGAAGCACGTCGCCAGCGTCAACACGACGGTATTCAGCCGGGACAAGCGCTTCTCGACCACGCTGACGGTGCGGTACAACGGGCGGCAGGCCGACGTCGCGTACACGGATCCGAGCTACGTCCCGGTCCGCGTGTCGCTGCAGGAATATGTCCTGGTCAACCTCGCCGCCGACTACAAGCTGACCGATCGCCTGTCGGTGTTCGGCCGGATCGAGAACCTGGCGAACGAGGATTACGAGGAGGTGTTCAGCTTCGCGACGCCGGGGCGCGCCGCCTATGGCGGGATCCGCGCCAACTTCTGATCACCGTCCCTCGACAACAAAGGAGAAGGTTCGTGAAAATTCCGACCACCGTCGTCACCGGCTTCCTAGGCGCCGGCAAGACCACGCTGATCCGCCACCTGCTGCAGAACGCCAAGGGCCGCCGGCTCGCGCTGATCGTCAACGAATTCGGTGACGTCGGCGTCGATGGCGAGCTGCTGAAGGGCTGCAACGACGCCGCCTGCCCCGAGGACGATATCGTCGAGCTCGCAAACGGCTGCATCTGCTGCACCGTCGCCGACGATTTCCTGCCGACGATGATGACGCTGCTCGACCGCCCCAACCCGCCCGAGCACATCATCATCGAGACCTCGGGCCTCGCGCTGCCGAAACCGCTGATCAAGGCATTCCAGTGGCCAGACATCCGCACGCGCGCGACGATCGACGGCGTCGTCACGCTGATCGACGCCGACGCGGTCGCGGCCGGACGGTTCGCGACCGACGAGGCAGCGCTGGCGGCGGCGCGCGCGGCGGATCCGTCGCTCGACCATGACAGCCCGCTCGAGGAACTGTTCGACGACCAGCTCGCCTGCGCCGACATCGTCGTGCTCAACAAGGCCGACCTCGTCAGCCAGGTCGTGCTCGCGCGCGTCGAGCACCAGATCCGCGAACAGATGCGCGAGGGCGTGAAGATCGTCCGCGCGGACCACGGCGCGGTCGATGTCGGCGTGCTGCTCGGCATCACCGCGGCGGCGGAGGACGACCTCGACTCGCGCCCCTCGGTCCATGACGGCGAGGCCGAGCACGACCATGACGATTTCGACAGCTTCGTCGTCGACGGCACCGAGCTCGAGAGCGTCGAGCCGTTGCTGCACGTGCTGTCGCGGCTGATCGAGCGGCACGACATCCTCCGCGTGAAGGGCATGGTGGCGATCCACGGCAAGCCCGCGCGGATGGTGATCCAGGCGGTCGGCCCGCGCGTGCAGCATTATTTCGACCGCCCGTTCAAGGGTGACGAGCCGCGGCGGTCGCACCTGGTGGTGATCGGGCAGAAGGGCCTCGACGAGGCCGCGATCTCGGTCGAGCTGCGCGCCGCGCTGGGGGCTGGCATCCGCTGATGCATCTGCTGGCTGCCACCCCGGGCACGGTATCGAACGGCGACGAGGCGATCGACCTCGACCAGTCGCCGGGCGATATCGTGATCCTGACGGTGGCGGACAGCGACCTCGCCTGTTTCGCGCGCGCGGCCGAGACGATCGGCACCGGCGAGGACGGGCGCCCGAGTGTGCGGCTCGCCAACCTGCTCCAGCTCAAGCACCCCTATTCGGTCGACCTCTATGTCGAGAAGGTCGTCGCGCACGCGCGCTTCGTCTGCGTCGTGCTGCTCGGCGGCAAGAGCTACTGGCCGTACGGCGTGGACGAGATCGCCGCCGTCGCGCGCGCGCGCGGCATCGCCTTCGCCGCCGTCGCCGAGGGACACGAGGTCGACCCCGCGCTCGACGCCGCCTCGACGGTATCGTCCGACGTCCTCCACCGCCTGCGCGACTATCTCCGCCAGGGCGGCGTCGCCAACGCGACCGGGTTCCTCAAGACCGCCGCGAGGCTGATCGGCCGCGACATCGGGCTGCCCGACGATCCCGTGCCGTTGCCCGACGCCGGGCTGTATGTGCGTGGGATCGAGCGGCCGACGCTCGACGATGCCCGCGCGAACTGGGTCGCGGGACGCCCGGTCGCGCTGCTCGTCTTCTACCGCGCGCTTGTCGCGGCGGGGACGCTCGACGCGGTCGACGCGATGACCGCGGCGTTTCGCGCACGCGGGCTCAACGTGCTCGCCGCGCATGTCCGCTCGCTGCGCGAACCCTATGCGGTCGACTGGCTCGGCGGCCTCATCGACGCGCAGGGCCCCGACGTGATCGTCAACGCGACCGCGTTCGCCGCGACCTCGCCGGGCGACAATCGCGTCCCCGGCGTGCTCGAACGCGCCGACTGCCCGATCCTCCAGGTCGCATTCGCGGGCGTGGAGGAGGCGAACTGGGCGGGGTCGGCGCGGGGTCTAGGGCCGCGCGACCTGGCGATGAATATCGCACTGCCCGAGGTCGACGGCCGCATCTTCACGCGCGCGGTCGCGTTCAAGGCCGCCGAGCGGTTCGACGCGTGCACCGAATGCGGCATCGTCGTGCCGCGCGTCGTCGCCGACCGGGTCGACTTCGTTGCCCGGCTCGCAGCGAACTGGGCGACGCTGCGGCAGACCCCGGTGGCGGAGCGCCGCGTCGGACTGGTGCTCGCCAACTATCCCAATCGCGACGGGCGGATCGGCAACGGCGTCGGGCTCGACACGCCGGAGAGCGCCGTCGCGATCCTGACGGCGCTGGGCGAGGCCGGGTATGCCACCGACGGCCCACCCGGTGACGGTGCCACACTGATGGACGCGATGCTCGCCGGCCGCACCAACGACCTCGGCTCCGTCGGTCGCGCGCGCGAAACGCTATCGCTCGAAGACTACGCCGAAGCCTTCGCCGCGCTCCCCGCCGCGGCGCGCGCGGCGATGACCGATCGCTGGGGCGCCCCCGAAGCCGACCCGTTCGTGCAGGATGGCGCGTTCCAGCTCGCGGTCCACCGCTTCGGCCATGTCGCGGTCGCAGTGCAGCCCGCGCGCGGCTACAATATCGATGCCAAGGCGACCTATCACGACCCCGCGCTGCCGCCGCCGCACGCCTATCTCGCCTTCCACGTCTGGCTCGACCGCAGCTTCCGCGCGCAGGCGATCGTCCATGTCGGCAAGCACGGCAATCTCGAATGGCTGCCCGGCAAGGCGCTCGCGCTCTCGGACACGTGCTTCCCCGAGATCTGCGCCGGCCCCGTGCCGCAACTCTACCCCTTCATCGTCAACGACCCCGGCGAAGGCACGCAGGCCAAGCGCCGCATCGGCGCAGTGATCGTCGACCACCTGACGCCACCGCTGACCCGCGCCGAAAGCTATGGTCCGCTGAAACAGCTCGAGGCGCTGGTCGACGAATATTACCTCGCCGCCGGGATGGACCCGCGGCGGATCGACCGCCTGCGCCGCGACATCCTGCAGCTCGCGCAAGGCGCCGGGCTCGACGTCGACGCCGGCATGGTCGGCGACGGCGACGACGCGCTCGCCGCGCTCGATACCTATCTGTGCGAGCTGAAGGAAATGCAGATCCGCGACGGGCTGCACGTCTTCACCCGCTCGCCCGAAGGCCGGCTGCGCCGCGACCTGCTCGTCGCGCTCGCCCGCACCCCGCGGGGGTACGACACGCCCGGCCAAGCCTCGCTGCTGCGCGCGATGGCCGACGATCTGGAGCTCGCGTTCGATCCGCTCGACTGCGTGATGGGCGACCCTTGGAATGGCGCGCGGCCAACCGTACTGGCGGAGGTGAGCGACGATCCGTGGCGAACCAAAGGCGACACCGTAGAACGCCTCGACCTGCTGGCAACCGCCCTCGTCTCCCCCCTCCG
This sequence is a window from Sphingomonas ginsenosidivorax. Protein-coding genes within it:
- a CDS encoding NAD-dependent dehydratase, with the translated sequence MTTILLAGATGMVGAATLALLLADERVDHVVAPTRRPIPPHAKLRNPIMTSDDLQPDAAWWTVDGAISALGTTRAKAGSAAAFRAIDHDYALAVARQVRARGATRFALTSSMGADARSRFLYPRTKGELEQAVERLGFRSLTLVRPGFLGGDRAEHRPLESVLGSLLRIAGPVLPPAARISPAATVAELLVEAALNGAPGCHVVTARMIALAAG
- a CDS encoding metallophosphoesterase, translating into MIIFHLVFAVPSLLLIARWLWPLSLPLWSKGAIALLLLAVSQYHFWSRLSSGSVFAPEFPRAIVIAFNWAFGAIVILFVLQILVDLGTLAAMLARRGSVGVPDSVRYAIAGVAALLSAIGVANAMRVPPVKDIAVEIQGLPPAFEGYRLLQLTDLHISRLFPAPWARAVVDRANASDVDLVVVTGDFIDGSVAMRRRDVAPLQDLRAPDGVYAIPGNHEYFFDYAAWMRHLAALGMRMLPNTHVLLTRGDARIVLAGVTDLSAPAHGQAGRDLTAALAGAPADVPIVLMDHQPRAAGRAAARGVALQLSGHTHGGMIVGLDRLVARGNAGYVSGRYAVGGMTLYVSNGTGLWPGFALRLGRPSEMTRITLHAAR
- a CDS encoding TonB-dependent receptor plug domain-containing protein; protein product: MKTVLTSLLALAAASAAATPAFAQSDPTLPTLDSEGNAIVVTASRSGGATQVRDLPASVTLIDTDALQQRQTRVLSDVLRDVPGVAVNRAGAIGGMTQVRIRGSESNHVLVLIDGIEASDPYNGEFDFGTLIADEAARVEVLRGQQSALYGSDAIGGVIQYITLTGREAPGLSLRAEGGSFGTASGAARIAGASDTVDYALSSSLYRTDGTPTARGGTRDIGSTSIGASAKASWTPSPIFKLTGVGRYSYTDAQTNNSALDGPLFGYIVDSPGVHFRNDAFYGLARAELTLADGRWTTALTGQFADTTRKSYTAAGLDFGDKGQRYKGSFESSYRLDTGKLVSRITGAADFEREQFRNTTPSEFAFQGRRSTENWGFVGQYEGTIDALTVGASLRRDDNNRFADTTTYRLQAGYRLPFGLRARGAYGTGVKNPGYFELFGYSDGRYIGNPNLKPEKSKGWEAGVDQEIGTRATIGATYFDSKLENEIYTTYPAPDFVATPDNRDTLSRQHGVEVFASARPIDQLRFDLAYTWLHAREDGAIEVRRPKHVASVNTTVFSRDKRFSTTLTVRYNGRQADVAYTDPSYVPVRVSLQEYVLVNLAADYKLTDRLSVFGRIENLANEDYEEVFSFATPGRAAYGGIRANF
- the cobW gene encoding cobalamin biosynthesis protein CobW encodes the protein MKIPTTVVTGFLGAGKTTLIRHLLQNAKGRRLALIVNEFGDVGVDGELLKGCNDAACPEDDIVELANGCICCTVADDFLPTMMTLLDRPNPPEHIIIETSGLALPKPLIKAFQWPDIRTRATIDGVVTLIDADAVAAGRFATDEAALAAARAADPSLDHDSPLEELFDDQLACADIVVLNKADLVSQVVLARVEHQIREQMREGVKIVRADHGAVDVGVLLGITAAAEDDLDSRPSVHDGEAEHDHDDFDSFVVDGTELESVEPLLHVLSRLIERHDILRVKGMVAIHGKPARMVIQAVGPRVQHYFDRPFKGDEPRRSHLVVIGQKGLDEAAISVELRAALGAGIR
- the cobN gene encoding cobaltochelatase subunit CobN; translation: MHLLAATPGTVSNGDEAIDLDQSPGDIVILTVADSDLACFARAAETIGTGEDGRPSVRLANLLQLKHPYSVDLYVEKVVAHARFVCVVLLGGKSYWPYGVDEIAAVARARGIAFAAVAEGHEVDPALDAASTVSSDVLHRLRDYLRQGGVANATGFLKTAARLIGRDIGLPDDPVPLPDAGLYVRGIERPTLDDARANWVAGRPVALLVFYRALVAAGTLDAVDAMTAAFRARGLNVLAAHVRSLREPYAVDWLGGLIDAQGPDVIVNATAFAATSPGDNRVPGVLERADCPILQVAFAGVEEANWAGSARGLGPRDLAMNIALPEVDGRIFTRAVAFKAAERFDACTECGIVVPRVVADRVDFVARLAANWATLRQTPVAERRVGLVLANYPNRDGRIGNGVGLDTPESAVAILTALGEAGYATDGPPGDGATLMDAMLAGRTNDLGSVGRARETLSLEDYAEAFAALPAAARAAMTDRWGAPEADPFVQDGAFQLAVHRFGHVAVAVQPARGYNIDAKATYHDPALPPPHAYLAFHVWLDRSFRAQAIVHVGKHGNLEWLPGKALALSDTCFPEICAGPVPQLYPFIVNDPGEGTQAKRRIGAVIVDHLTPPLTRAESYGPLKQLEALVDEYYLAAGMDPRRIDRLRRDILQLAQGAGLDVDAGMVGDGDDALAALDTYLCELKEMQIRDGLHVFTRSPEGRLRRDLLVALARTPRGYDTPGQASLLRAMADDLELAFDPLDCVMGDPWNGARPTVLAEVSDDPWRTKGDTVERLDLLATALVSPLRHPELVSGSTERLAPADRWILNQVQDDGVGERTTTVLASIRNDLAPRVDACGPAEKAALLAGLNGRFVAPGPSGAPTRGRPEVLPTGRNFYSVDTRAVPTAVAWDLGQRSAALLVEDYFQREGEYPKAMALSAWGTANMRTGGDDIAQALALMGARPRWDWTSGRVIGFEVISVTELGRPRVDVTLRISGFFRDAFPEQIDLVDSAARAVQDRDESEADNPAAARVRRETAAMIDAGTDPKTAARRAGARIFGSKPGAYGAGLQAMIDEKLWHDRADLADVYLEWGGYAYGAGVEGDRERDLFATRLSNVDAVVQNQDNREHDLLDSDDYYQFEGGIAAAVEHLRGTAPVSYHNDHSRPERPVIRTLADEIGRVVRARVTNPKWIAGVMRHGYKGAFEIAASVDYLFAFAATTDAVKDHHFDAVYSAFIEDDAVRDFMAEANPAALRETAARLEEALERGLWKPKSNSAGVVLADLSGAS